A single window of Pseudomonas lijiangensis DNA harbors:
- a CDS encoding non-ribosomal peptide synthetase produces the protein MNPEHAHKLARRFVELPPEKRRLFLDGMRQEDMDFSLFPIPSCVGLVERDGLSYAQQRMWFLWQLDPESSAYNLPMSVCLNGSLDVALLERAFSALVERHESLRTTFGQDGDRAFQRVAEPAPVSIELLDLSALPLEQRWSAAHREMALQAGQSFDLEKGPLFSIRLLRLAEQEHVLLLNLHHMITDGWSMNVLIDEWLRGYDALVAGKTLQLNPLAVQYRDYALWQRSWLEAGEQERQLDYWRGHLGEEHPVLELPTDRPHPALPTHQGARLEISLDTALLRDLKTLAQRQGVTLFVVLLASFKSLLHRYSGQTDIRVGGLIANRTRSETEGLIGCFINTQVLRSEVTAQTRFVDLLQTVRQAAMGAQSHQELPFDAVIDALQPERSQSHNPLFQVMFNHQPVVADLLDKQLASGLRVTNLPAEQQAAAGRAHAAASDLMLATSGEGEQLNAAFTYATDIFDEATIARLAGHWRNLLASACADPQLSVGELSMLAADERQQLMDVDAAPRASSATPAHRLFEAQVKRTPKAQALVMAGESQAPGLSYEQLNQLSNRLAHRLREQGVGPDVLVGIALGRSLEMAVALLAVLKAGGAYVPLDPKTPAERLNHVLQDSGLKLLLTRSELLPDLPSLGDIQCLCLDLLDEQGEAAEQDLDVNVDPANLAYVIYTSGSTGRPKGVAISHAALAEFVTLGATYSDLREGDRVLQFATNSFDGFVEQFYPPLCHGACVVLRDDRLWDSGTFHRAVVEHGITLADLPAAYWLTLVQDYAARPPEHYGALRQIHVGGEAMAVEGLRLWRQAGLGHVRLLNTYGPTEATVVSSIHDCSALTPQIVSWRGVPIGRGLAGRRLYVLDDQLNLLPQGAVGELYIGGPGLARGYHGQPALSAERFIADPFVAGERLYRTGDRARLGADGALEYIGRVDHQVKIRGFRIELGEIESRLQQCTGIREAVVLALPLAGSTQLVAYLVPEIAATGDAEQAALRQGIKSQLQASLPDYMVPTHLLLLPNLPLTPSGKLDRKALPVPDPSQLQATYRAPQTELQICLAAIWVEVLHVPQVGLDDQFFELGGHSLLAAQVIARIKTQLGVSLPLRTLFEKPVLSDLAAEVALLTDDTADNDWSDMDQFMDSLEEFGA, from the coding sequence ATGAATCCCGAACACGCCCATAAACTGGCTCGCCGTTTTGTCGAGCTGCCTCCTGAAAAACGTCGGTTGTTTCTCGACGGTATGCGCCAGGAGGACATGGACTTTTCGTTGTTCCCGATCCCGTCCTGCGTTGGGCTTGTTGAGCGTGATGGCCTGTCTTATGCCCAGCAGCGCATGTGGTTCCTCTGGCAGCTCGACCCTGAAAGTTCGGCCTATAACCTGCCGATGTCGGTGTGCCTGAACGGCTCGCTGGATGTCGCGCTTCTGGAGCGGGCATTCAGTGCTCTGGTGGAGCGTCATGAAAGCCTGCGCACGACCTTTGGTCAGGACGGCGACCGTGCCTTCCAGCGGGTGGCTGAGCCTGCACCGGTAAGTATCGAGTTGCTGGACCTGAGCGCCTTGCCGCTGGAGCAGCGCTGGTCGGCGGCGCATCGGGAAATGGCCCTTCAGGCCGGGCAGTCTTTCGATCTGGAAAAGGGGCCGCTGTTCAGCATTCGCCTGTTGCGCCTCGCTGAGCAGGAACATGTATTGCTGCTGAACCTGCACCACATGATCACCGACGGCTGGTCGATGAATGTGCTGATCGATGAATGGTTGCGTGGCTACGACGCGTTGGTGGCAGGCAAGACCTTGCAACTCAATCCCCTGGCCGTGCAGTACCGCGATTATGCGTTGTGGCAGCGCAGCTGGCTGGAGGCGGGGGAGCAGGAGCGTCAACTGGATTACTGGCGCGGGCATCTGGGGGAAGAGCATCCGGTGCTGGAACTGCCCACTGATCGACCTCATCCGGCCTTGCCGACTCATCAGGGCGCGCGTCTGGAAATCTCCCTGGACACCGCTTTGCTGCGGGACCTGAAAACCCTGGCCCAGCGTCAGGGCGTCACTTTGTTCGTGGTGCTGCTTGCTTCCTTCAAGAGCCTGTTGCATCGCTACAGCGGGCAGACCGATATCCGCGTCGGCGGGCTGATTGCCAACCGCACGCGCAGTGAAACCGAAGGCCTGATCGGCTGCTTTATCAACACCCAGGTACTGCGCAGTGAAGTGACGGCGCAGACCCGGTTCGTCGATCTGTTGCAGACCGTGCGTCAGGCGGCGATGGGCGCGCAGTCCCATCAGGAATTGCCCTTCGATGCGGTGATCGATGCCTTGCAACCCGAGCGCAGCCAGAGCCACAACCCGCTGTTCCAGGTCATGTTCAACCATCAGCCGGTGGTTGCCGATCTGTTGGACAAGCAACTGGCAAGCGGCCTGCGGGTCACCAATCTGCCCGCTGAGCAACAGGCTGCCGCCGGACGTGCCCATGCCGCCGCCAGCGATCTGATGCTGGCCACCAGCGGGGAAGGCGAACAGCTCAATGCCGCCTTTACCTACGCCACCGATATTTTCGACGAGGCGACCATCGCCCGTCTGGCCGGGCACTGGCGCAATCTGCTGGCTTCGGCCTGTGCCGATCCGCAACTGTCGGTGGGCGAATTGTCGATGCTGGCGGCTGACGAGCGTCAGCAATTGATGGATGTCGATGCCGCGCCACGGGCCAGTTCTGCCACGCCCGCGCATCGGTTGTTCGAGGCGCAGGTCAAGCGTACGCCAAAGGCGCAGGCGCTGGTCATGGCGGGTGAAAGTCAGGCTCCAGGCCTGAGCTACGAACAACTGAATCAACTCAGTAATCGTCTGGCCCATCGCTTGCGTGAGCAAGGCGTGGGGCCCGACGTGCTGGTGGGCATTGCCTTGGGGCGTTCCCTGGAAATGGCCGTGGCTTTGCTGGCGGTGCTCAAGGCCGGTGGTGCCTATGTGCCGCTGGACCCGAAGACTCCCGCCGAGCGCTTGAATCATGTGCTGCAGGACAGCGGTCTCAAGTTGCTGCTGACCCGCAGCGAACTGCTGCCCGATCTGCCGTCGCTGGGGGATATCCAGTGCCTGTGTCTGGACCTGCTGGATGAGCAGGGCGAAGCCGCTGAACAGGATCTGGATGTCAACGTCGATCCGGCCAATCTGGCGTACGTGATCTACACCTCCGGTTCCACCGGTCGCCCCAAGGGCGTGGCCATCAGTCATGCTGCACTGGCCGAGTTCGTCACCCTGGGCGCGACCTACAGCGACTTGCGCGAAGGTGATCGGGTCCTGCAGTTCGCCACCAACAGTTTCGATGGCTTTGTGGAGCAGTTCTATCCGCCGCTGTGCCATGGTGCCTGTGTGGTGCTGCGCGATGATCGACTCTGGGACAGCGGCACCTTCCATCGGGCGGTTGTCGAGCACGGCATTACCCTGGCGGACCTGCCAGCCGCGTACTGGCTGACCCTGGTGCAGGATTACGCTGCCCGGCCACCCGAGCACTATGGCGCGTTGCGTCAGATTCATGTGGGCGGCGAAGCCATGGCGGTGGAAGGCTTGCGCTTGTGGCGTCAGGCCGGGCTTGGCCATGTGCGACTGCTCAACACCTACGGGCCGACCGAGGCCACGGTGGTGTCGAGTATTCATGATTGCAGCGCATTGACGCCGCAGATCGTGTCCTGGCGCGGCGTGCCCATTGGCCGGGGACTGGCGGGACGTCGTCTGTACGTGCTCGATGACCAGTTGAACCTGCTGCCTCAGGGCGCAGTGGGTGAGTTGTATATCGGTGGGCCGGGTCTGGCCCGTGGTTATCACGGCCAGCCAGCGCTGAGCGCCGAGCGTTTTATTGCCGACCCGTTCGTGGCGGGTGAACGGCTTTATCGCACCGGCGACCGGGCGCGGTTGGGAGCCGATGGTGCACTGGAGTACATCGGTCGTGTCGATCATCAGGTAAAGATCCGCGGCTTCCGGATCGAACTGGGCGAAATCGAATCGCGCCTGCAACAGTGCACCGGCATTCGCGAAGCGGTGGTTCTGGCGCTGCCACTGGCGGGTAGCACGCAACTGGTGGCTTATCTGGTGCCTGAAATCGCGGCCACCGGCGATGCCGAACAGGCGGCGTTGCGCCAGGGCATCAAGTCCCAGCTGCAAGCCAGCCTGCCGGACTACATGGTGCCCACCCATCTGCTGCTCTTGCCGAACCTGCCCCTGACCCCCAGCGGCAAACTCGACCGCAAGGCCTTGCCGGTTCCCGACCCGAGCCAGTTGCAAGCCACGTATCGCGCACCGCAAACCGAGTTGCAGATCTGCCTGGCCGCCATCTGGGTGGAAGTGCTGCATGTGCCGCAGGTGGGCCTGGATGACCAGTTCTTCGAACTGGGCGGTCATTCCCTGCTCGCCGCGCAAGTGATTGCCCGGATCAAGACGCAACTGGGCGTCAGCCTGCCGCTGCGCACCCTGTTCGAGAAACCTGTGCTGAGCGATCTGGCCGCCGAAGTGGCGCTGCTCACCGATGACACGGCTGACAACGACTGGAGCGACATGGACCAGTTCATGGATTCACTGGAGGAATTTGGCGCATGA
- the tssI gene encoding type VI secretion system Vgr family protein, with protein sequence MSAPAHQAHFNLHLQDVKHDFKVLAFTGTEAISQPFAFELELVSEDPALDLDDFLHRPAFLQFGPGDIGVHGLIDRIAQGDSRRRLTHYSMTLRPQLSYLGHRINQRIFQQQSVPDIIARVLQDHGILADRYHFQLGLPYPKREYCVQYDESDLHFIQRLCEEEGLHYHFQHSSTMHKLVFGDDQTVFRRLDPLSYRQDSGMITYAPAVKRFNVRLETRTTRTTRRDYDFQKPRVPLESAVDHQILPDLEDYDYPARFTDRERGKLLTRRALERHRHDYRLAEGQSDQPALVSGHFLDLTGHPQTSWNQLWLLTEVRHEGHQPQVLEETAAQGQEPARQGYLNTFRGTPWDVFYRPPLRHPKPRISGSQTAMVTGPQDQEIHCDPHGRIKVQFHWDREGRQDARSSCWLRVSSSWSGNRYGAVALPRVGMEVLVTFLEGDPDQPLVTGCLYHAENTPPYALPEHRTRSVFKTLSSPGGGGSNELRIEDRKDQEQIFIHAQRNWDQSIGHDQKIHIGNERHERVEANSYSEFKAEEHCTVNADRKVEIRANDHLSIAQVQNIKVGLAQLVEAGQEIHLKSGDKLVIDAGMEMTLRVGGSFIKIDHSGVSINGPLVRTNQGDWPGIGTEAPPVLPIAPKAADTSPSGRKPLTVQTQPKTSTSSQGAEALIVDVWGDPDQGSQVILLGPEEQP encoded by the coding sequence ATGTCCGCACCCGCCCATCAGGCGCATTTCAACCTGCACCTGCAAGACGTCAAACATGACTTCAAGGTACTGGCCTTTACCGGCACCGAGGCCATCAGCCAGCCCTTTGCCTTTGAGCTGGAACTGGTCAGCGAAGATCCGGCGCTGGACCTGGACGACTTCCTGCACCGTCCGGCCTTTCTGCAATTCGGCCCCGGCGACATTGGCGTACACGGCCTGATTGATCGCATCGCCCAGGGCGATTCCCGCAGGCGCCTGACCCACTACTCCATGACCCTGCGACCGCAGCTGTCGTACCTGGGCCACCGCATCAATCAACGCATCTTCCAGCAGCAATCCGTGCCGGACATCATTGCCCGGGTGCTGCAGGACCACGGCATCCTTGCCGACCGCTATCACTTCCAGCTCGGCCTGCCGTACCCCAAACGCGAATACTGCGTGCAGTACGACGAATCGGACCTGCATTTCATCCAGCGCCTCTGTGAAGAGGAAGGTCTGCACTATCACTTCCAGCACAGCAGCACCATGCACAAGTTGGTGTTTGGCGATGACCAGACTGTCTTTCGCAGGCTTGACCCCCTGAGCTATCGGCAGGACAGCGGGATGATCACCTATGCGCCGGCGGTCAAGCGTTTCAATGTTCGCCTGGAAACCCGTACCACTCGTACTACCCGCCGGGACTACGACTTTCAGAAACCACGAGTGCCCCTTGAAAGCGCAGTCGATCACCAGATCCTGCCGGACCTTGAGGATTACGATTACCCGGCCCGCTTCACCGACCGTGAGCGCGGCAAGCTACTGACCAGGCGGGCACTGGAACGCCATCGCCATGATTACCGCCTCGCCGAAGGCCAAAGCGATCAGCCGGCACTGGTCAGCGGTCACTTTCTGGACCTGACCGGGCACCCGCAGACAAGCTGGAATCAGCTCTGGCTGCTGACCGAAGTACGCCACGAAGGCCATCAGCCTCAGGTGCTGGAAGAAACCGCTGCTCAAGGACAAGAACCTGCCAGACAAGGTTATCTCAACACCTTCCGGGGCACGCCTTGGGACGTTTTCTACCGTCCGCCCCTTCGCCACCCCAAACCCCGTATTTCAGGCAGTCAGACGGCGATGGTCACCGGGCCGCAGGATCAGGAAATCCATTGCGACCCGCATGGCCGGATCAAGGTGCAGTTCCACTGGGATCGCGAGGGCCGGCAGGATGCCCGAAGCAGTTGCTGGTTGCGGGTTTCGTCCAGTTGGTCAGGTAATCGGTATGGCGCTGTCGCCCTGCCACGGGTCGGCATGGAAGTGCTGGTGACCTTTCTGGAAGGCGACCCCGATCAGCCGCTGGTGACCGGCTGCCTGTACCACGCCGAAAACACCCCGCCCTACGCCTTGCCCGAGCATCGCACCCGCAGCGTCTTCAAGACCTTGAGCAGCCCAGGCGGCGGGGGCTCCAACGAGCTGCGCATCGAAGACCGCAAGGATCAGGAACAGATCTTCATCCACGCCCAGCGCAACTGGGACCAGAGCATCGGTCATGACCAGAAGATCCATATCGGCAACGAGCGCCACGAGCGGGTCGAGGCCAACAGCTACAGCGAATTCAAGGCCGAGGAACACTGCACCGTCAACGCCGACCGCAAGGTGGAAATCCGGGCGAACGATCACCTGAGCATTGCTCAGGTTCAGAACATCAAGGTGGGGCTGGCGCAATTGGTCGAGGCCGGTCAGGAAATCCATCTCAAGTCAGGCGACAAGCTGGTGATCGATGCCGGTATGGAAATGACTCTCAGGGTCGGCGGCAGCTTTATCAAGATCGATCACAGTGGCGTCAGCATCAACGGGCCGCTGGTCAGGACCAATCAGGGCGACTGGCCGGGCATCGGGACAGAGGCGCCGCCCGTACTGCCCATCGCTCCCAAGGCGGCAGATACATCCCCATCCGGCAGAAAACCTCTGACCGTGCAGACCCAACCCAAAACATCCACCTCCAGCCAGGGGGCCGAGGCGCTGATCGTCGATGTCTGGGGCGATCCCGATCAGGGCAGCCAGGTGATTCTGCTGGGCCCGGAGGAACAGCCATGA
- a CDS encoding Bax inhibitor-1 family protein, which yields MNAYATSAYRSDSQKPLPPPSSHAHLNRNGLFDTHLAFGHYAGLDSATEITLQLECEEHRIYQNQEERGEKQEVYCDAKRWRFQNASNIPHTLFTSKLICFPFIWFSWSTWIFFPFLEELGHVYSGTGLTLLIAFLSVVLMFGSLTLYMTENKYLHHVQISGFLICATIVLWLKSSLWGNSEMHIAFWIGTLLYFMGAIGFDCLLWLHTKVSRHDGSEFNRVDGMVRFKRRFRLLFVAPFEEFDPVLTLLPSGYGSHDYTITLYHRYTNKKIYLATKMHSLGLDQANTLAFWDCLQRYMDVTQPLPDLPVLEQSRHLDPVTAAHDASTGRNPRRWRDQDLTDWKTSGEKKLNEQLQSYPWQQQPCVIKSRLSEELTIESWYRAQEAKGIQATPKADDFARRADYDESQI from the coding sequence ATGAACGCCTACGCCACTAGCGCCTATCGCAGCGACAGTCAGAAACCACTGCCGCCACCAAGTTCGCATGCCCATCTCAACCGTAATGGCCTGTTCGACACTCATCTTGCCTTTGGTCATTACGCCGGGCTGGACTCGGCTACGGAAATTACTCTGCAACTGGAGTGCGAAGAGCATCGGATTTATCAGAACCAGGAAGAGCGTGGTGAAAAACAGGAAGTGTATTGTGATGCGAAGCGCTGGCGCTTTCAGAATGCCAGCAATATTCCACATACGTTATTTACATCCAAGCTAATCTGCTTTCCTTTTATATGGTTTTCATGGAGCACATGGATTTTCTTTCCATTCCTGGAAGAACTTGGACATGTCTATTCCGGCACAGGACTTACATTGTTAATAGCTTTTTTATCGGTCGTACTGATGTTCGGGTCTTTAACTTTGTACATGACCGAAAACAAGTACCTCCATCACGTTCAGATTTCTGGTTTTCTTATCTGCGCAACCATCGTCCTCTGGCTGAAAAGCAGCCTCTGGGGTAACAGCGAAATGCACATTGCCTTCTGGATAGGCACGCTCCTCTACTTCATGGGCGCCATCGGTTTCGACTGCCTGCTCTGGCTGCACACCAAGGTCAGTCGCCACGACGGCAGTGAGTTCAATCGGGTAGACGGCATGGTGCGCTTCAAGCGACGTTTCCGGCTTTTGTTTGTTGCGCCTTTTGAAGAGTTCGATCCGGTGCTGACATTGCTACCCAGTGGCTACGGGTCCCATGACTACACGATCACGCTGTATCACCGCTACACCAACAAGAAGATCTATCTGGCGACCAAGATGCATTCACTGGGGCTGGATCAGGCCAATACCCTGGCGTTCTGGGATTGCCTGCAACGCTATATGGACGTCACCCAACCGCTACCCGATTTACCGGTGCTGGAGCAAAGCCGCCATCTGGACCCGGTCACCGCCGCCCACGACGCCAGCACCGGGCGCAACCCTCGCCGCTGGCGCGATCAGGACCTGACAGACTGGAAAACCTCGGGAGAAAAGAAACTCAACGAGCAATTGCAGAGCTATCCGTGGCAGCAACAACCCTGCGTCATCAAGTCTCGCCTGAGCGAAGAACTCACCATTGAATCCTGGTACCGCGCTCAGGAAGCCAAGGGCATTCAAGCGACACCCAAGGCTGATGACTTTGCGCGGCGCGCTGATTACGACGAGTCACAGATATGA
- a CDS encoding CidA/LrgA family protein: MNAYTISAYRGDSKEPLPSPRWYVHLNRNGLFDTHLVFGNYAGLDSATEITLQLECEEHLFYQKQEERGEKQEVYCDAKRWRFQNSSRIPYLLFVSKIMSFFLIWAAWGTGVFGLIKIELGYKTIGTELTFLIALLAVSLSITSLALFMTEKKAVHYIQIAGFFICATIVLWLKDSLFGNSEMHISFWIGTLLYFMGAIGFDCLLWLHSKVSRHDGSEFNRVDGMVRFKRRFRRLFVAPFEEFDPVLTLLPSGYGSHDYTITLYHRYTNKKISLATKMHSLGLDKANTLAFWDCLQRYMDVTQPLPDLPVLEQSRHLDPVTAAHDARTGRNPRRWRDQAVTGWKTSGEKKLNEQLQRYPWQQQPCVIKSRLSEELTIEAWYRAQEAKGIQATPKAEDFARRADYDD; encoded by the coding sequence ATGAATGCCTACACCATTAGCGCCTACCGCGGCGATAGCAAGGAACCGCTGCCATCCCCCAGATGGTACGTCCATCTCAACCGCAATGGCCTGTTCGACACGCATCTTGTCTTTGGTAATTACGCCGGGCTGGACTCGGCTACGGAAATCACTCTGCAACTGGAGTGCGAAGAACATCTGTTTTATCAGAAGCAGGAAGAGCGTGGTGAAAAACAGGAAGTATATTGTGATGCCAAACGCTGGCGCTTTCAGAACTCCAGCAGAATTCCATATTTACTATTTGTATCCAAAATAATGAGTTTCTTCCTTATATGGGCCGCTTGGGGCACAGGAGTTTTTGGCCTAATAAAAATCGAACTGGGCTACAAAACTATTGGCACCGAACTCACATTCCTGATAGCACTTTTAGCAGTCTCGCTATCTATTACATCTCTTGCTCTGTTCATGACAGAAAAAAAAGCAGTCCATTACATTCAAATTGCCGGATTTTTTATCTGTGCAACCATCGTCCTCTGGCTAAAAGACTCTCTCTTCGGCAACAGCGAAATGCATATTTCCTTCTGGATAGGCACCCTCCTCTATTTCATGGGCGCCATCGGTTTCGACTGCCTGCTCTGGCTGCACAGCAAGGTCAGCCGCCACGACGGCAGTGAGTTCAATCGGGTAGACGGCATGGTGCGTTTCAAGCGGCGTTTCCGGCGTTTGTTTGTCGCGCCTTTCGAGGAGTTCGATCCGGTGCTGACGTTGCTGCCCAGCGGTTACGGGTCCCATGACTATACGATCACGCTGTATCACCGCTACACCAACAAGAAGATCTCTCTGGCGACCAAGATGCATTCACTGGGGCTGGACAAGGCCAATACCCTGGCCTTCTGGGATTGCCTGCAGCGCTATATGGACGTCACCCAACCGCTACCCGATTTACCAGTGCTGGAACAAAGCCGCCATTTGGACCCCGTCACCGCTGCCCACGACGCCCGTACCGGCCGCAACCCTCGCCGCTGGCGCGATCAGGCAGTAACAGGCTGGAAAACCTCGGGAGAAAAGAAGCTCAACGAGCAATTACAGCGCTATCCCTGGCAGCAACAACCCTGCGTCATCAAGTCTCGCCTGAGCGAAGAACTCACCATCGAAGCCTGGTACCGCGCTCAGGAAGCCAAGGGCATTCAGGCAACACCCAAGGCTGAGGACTTTGCACGACGCGCTGATTACGACGACTGA
- a CDS encoding TauD/TfdA family dioxygenase yields the protein MSHALSLNIRPLQAGAGTLPLLVEAPEPGLDLMEALGEFKPLVAEHLYRSGGILFRGFNVGGAEAFREFAAGFGDPLLTYEFGSTPRSNVTKGVYTSTEYPAHQSIPLHNEQAYTLEWPMRIWFYSMIAAETGGETPIADSREIYRRIPARIRDRFVEKKLMYVRNFGNGLDVDWSQVFNTEDESVVEAYCRAHNIQCEWKDDGELRTRQICQAVARHPVTQDMVWFNQAHLFHISNLQPEVRETLLDVVDEEDLPRNVYYGDGSAIEESLLEEVRGVLDECAVSFPWLENDVLMLDNMLSAHARSPFTGKRKVVVAMAKGHTESAR from the coding sequence ATGAGTCATGCGTTGAGTTTGAATATCCGGCCATTGCAGGCCGGGGCCGGTACTTTGCCCCTGCTGGTGGAGGCTCCCGAGCCGGGCCTGGACTTGATGGAAGCCCTGGGCGAATTCAAACCACTGGTTGCCGAGCATCTTTACCGCAGCGGCGGGATTCTGTTCCGCGGCTTCAATGTCGGCGGTGCGGAAGCGTTCCGTGAATTTGCCGCCGGGTTTGGCGATCCGTTGCTCACTTATGAATTCGGCTCGACGCCGCGCAGCAACGTGACCAAAGGCGTCTACACCTCCACCGAATACCCGGCGCACCAGAGCATTCCCCTGCACAACGAGCAGGCCTACACCCTGGAATGGCCGATGCGCATCTGGTTCTACAGCATGATTGCTGCCGAAACCGGCGGCGAAACCCCCATCGCCGACAGCCGTGAAATCTATCGCCGGATTCCGGCACGCATTCGTGACCGTTTCGTCGAAAAGAAATTGATGTACGTGCGCAACTTCGGCAACGGCCTGGATGTGGACTGGAGTCAGGTGTTCAACACCGAAGACGAAAGCGTTGTCGAAGCCTACTGCCGCGCCCACAACATCCAGTGCGAGTGGAAAGACGATGGCGAACTGCGCACCCGGCAGATCTGTCAGGCGGTGGCGCGTCATCCGGTGACCCAGGACATGGTCTGGTTCAACCAGGCGCACCTGTTCCACATCTCCAACCTGCAGCCGGAAGTCCGCGAAACCCTGCTCGACGTGGTGGACGAAGAAGACCTGCCGCGTAACGTCTACTACGGCGACGGCTCAGCCATCGAAGAAAGCCTGCTGGAAGAAGTCCGTGGCGTGCTCGATGAGTGCGCCGTCAGCTTTCCCTGGCTGGAAAACGACGTCCTGATGCTGGACAACATGCTCTCGGCCCATGCGCGCTCACCCTTTACCGGCAAGCGCAAAGTGGTGGTGGCCATGGCCAAGGGGCATACCGAATCGGCAAGGTGA
- a CDS encoding PepSY-associated TM helix domain-containing protein, whose translation MSKKSRSKIWFLVHSWLALPIWFFVLIVCVTGTLAVVSKEIMWLANPEMRAVKPYDDAPRLTFEQIRATIERNEPNLIIGTMMQPDGEYFALSVNVTYPDGRSVPAYVNPYTGLIQGVTPAFDFRRFTRALHGWWLVPFTNGYSWGWYLVSILGLPMLVSLITGLVVYKKFWKGFLKPTLRFKHGARIFWGDFHRLSGIWSIWFIAVISITGTWFLIQALLWDNQISISSKSQAASIIPHSSVPLTADGSPAPTISLDKAIEIAKQRIPGLEASFISPPSNAYANMEVGGRSWYPLMYQTAEINPYSGEIATSHLLSDRNKLEFVTESMRPLHTGDFGGIWIKLIWAFFGLLLSMMVLSGLLIWSKRTALATLNALKRDAKAEQAAARKQQSPRPSLATEIPENTL comes from the coding sequence ATGTCAAAGAAGTCCCGCTCAAAAATCTGGTTTCTCGTCCATAGCTGGCTGGCACTGCCGATCTGGTTTTTCGTGCTGATCGTGTGCGTGACCGGCACGCTGGCGGTGGTCAGCAAGGAAATCATGTGGCTGGCCAACCCGGAGATGCGTGCCGTCAAACCTTACGATGACGCGCCGCGCCTCACCTTCGAGCAGATCAGGGCCACCATCGAGCGTAACGAGCCGAACCTGATCATCGGCACCATGATGCAGCCGGACGGTGAATATTTCGCCCTGAGCGTCAATGTCACCTACCCCGACGGGCGCTCGGTGCCGGCCTATGTAAACCCTTACACCGGCCTTATCCAGGGCGTCACGCCAGCCTTCGACTTCCGTCGTTTTACCCGAGCCCTGCATGGCTGGTGGCTGGTGCCGTTCACCAACGGTTATTCCTGGGGCTGGTATCTGGTATCGATCCTCGGTCTGCCGATGCTGGTGTCGCTGATCACCGGGCTGGTGGTCTACAAGAAGTTCTGGAAAGGCTTCCTGAAACCCACACTGCGCTTCAAGCACGGTGCGCGGATCTTCTGGGGCGACTTTCACCGCCTGAGCGGCATCTGGTCGATCTGGTTCATTGCCGTGATTTCCATCACCGGCACTTGGTTCCTGATCCAGGCCCTGCTCTGGGATAACCAGATCAGCATTTCCAGCAAATCCCAGGCGGCGTCCATCATTCCCCACAGCAGCGTGCCCCTCACCGCTGACGGCAGCCCTGCGCCGACCATCAGCCTGGACAAGGCCATCGAAATTGCCAAACAGCGGATTCCCGGCCTGGAAGCCAGCTTCATCAGCCCGCCCAGCAATGCCTACGCCAACATGGAAGTCGGTGGCCGCAGCTGGTATCCGCTGATGTACCAGACCGCCGAAATCAACCCGTACAGCGGTGAAATCGCCACGTCGCACCTGCTGTCGGACCGCAACAAGCTGGAGTTCGTCACTGAATCCATGCGTCCGCTGCACACCGGCGACTTTGGCGGGATCTGGATCAAACTGATCTGGGCCTTCTTTGGCCTGCTGTTGAGCATGATGGTCCTCAGCGGCCTGCTGATCTGGAGCAAGCGCACGGCGCTGGCCACCCTCAACGCCCTGAAACGCGACGCCAAGGCCGAACAGGCCGCAGCCAGGAAACAACAATCGCCGCGACCGTCCCTGGCCACCGAAATCCCGGAGAACACCCTGTGA
- a CDS encoding thiamine pyrophosphate-binding protein, with translation MSKAATVQPVSTLGRLWHKWRFHINILLVLVPLGFMPKYFADDALLRGDKGLGQRELGTVQVGPWSMKLAEERNEAPIFSGASGYMKNFNASLCESCADQVKATYLRIGKPRSLRTAGVIFFGVAYRMTAFMQIPENTDPDQDLWITMEGWDGSVHQTSIPLHQASPSTVAWLKKQGAKK, from the coding sequence GTGAGCAAGGCCGCAACCGTACAACCCGTTTCGACCCTGGGGCGCCTGTGGCACAAGTGGCGTTTCCATATCAACATCCTGCTGGTGCTGGTTCCCCTGGGTTTCATGCCCAAGTACTTCGCCGACGATGCCCTGCTGCGTGGCGACAAGGGGCTCGGGCAGCGGGAGCTGGGCACCGTTCAGGTCGGGCCATGGAGCATGAAGCTGGCCGAAGAGCGCAATGAAGCACCGATCTTTTCCGGCGCCTCGGGCTACATGAAAAACTTCAATGCCTCGCTGTGCGAAAGCTGCGCCGATCAGGTCAAGGCGACGTACCTGCGCATCGGCAAGCCCCGCAGCCTGCGCACTGCCGGGGTGATCTTCTTCGGCGTGGCCTATCGCATGACCGCGTTCATGCAGATCCCGGAAAACACCGACCCCGATCAGGACCTGTGGATCACTATGGAAGGCTGGGACGGTTCCGTGCATCAAACCTCCATTCCTCTGCATCAAGCCTCACCTTCGACCGTAGCCTGGCTGAAAAAACAAGGAGCCAAAAAGTGA